The Cyprinus carpio isolate SPL01 chromosome A19, ASM1834038v1, whole genome shotgun sequence genome has a segment encoding these proteins:
- the LOC122148760 gene encoding RNA-binding motif, single-stranded-interacting protein 3-like isoform X1 has translation MGKTLEQPQMFPHYTCYYPPYAHSKPYAPPPQPMAPPSPGSSSCSQSALEHLSKTNLYIRGLPPGTTDQDLIKLCQPYGKIVSTKAIMDKNTNQCKGYGFVDFDCPAAAQKAVSSLKATGVQAQMAKQQEQDPTNLYLSNLAVSVDEQELEAQLRPFGHVISTRILRDASGMSRGVGFARMESTEKCEVVIQHLNGKYLKTPAGIPGPSEPLLCKFADGGQKKRQTQSKYPQNGRAWREGEMGMTLTYDPAVMQNRFYSSPYTITANRMISQASITPFITASPVSAYQVQSTAWMPPQQFVMQPTGAVISPALDQSSSAAVMNPLTQQMSQLTLGSSANYITAPAPVAPMQGTFIHQLTPGPPSALPVEGVVSEIPLQAMTPSSQDVHLTQQQITMETSDHIQPCSYQSK, from the exons CCATATGCCCCGCCCCCGCAGCCGATGGCCCCGCCCAGTCCAGGAAGCAGCAGCTGTAGTCAGAGTGCATTGGAGCATCTCAGTAAAACCAACCTGTACATACGAGGACTTCCACCTGGAACCACTGACCAGGACCTCATCAAACTCTGCCAGCc ATATGGGAAAATTGTGTCTACTAAGGCCATCATGGACAAGAACACAAACCAGTGCAAAG GTTATGGTTTTGTGGACTTTGACTGTCCGGCAGCAGCACAGAAGGCTGTTTCCTCTCTGAAGGCCACCGGTGTGCAGGCGCAGATGGCAAAG caGCAGGAGCAGGACCCCACTAACCTGTACCTGTCTAATCTGGCCGTCTCTGTGGATGAACAGGAGCTGGAGGCGCAGCTCAGACCCTTCGGTCATGTGATCTCCACGCGGATATTACGGGACGCCAGCGGCATGAGCAGAGGCGTCGGCTTCGCCAG GATGGAGTCCACAGAGAAATGTGAAGTTGTCATAcaacatttaaatggaaaatatctCAAAACTCCAGCAGGAATCCCAG GTCCGTCTGAACCGCTGCTGTGCAAGTTTGCTGACGGTGGCCAGAAGAAGAGACAAACTCAGAGTAAATATCCACAGAATGGCCGAGCATGGAGGGAAGGAGAG aTGGGAATGACTCTCACATACGACCCTGCCGTCATGCAGAACAg GTTCTACTCTTCTCCGTACACCATCACTGCTAACCGGATGATCTCGCAGGCGTCCATCACTCCTTTCATCACCGCTTCACCCGTGTCTGcatatcag GTTCAGAGCACAGCGTGGATGCCACCGCAGCAGTTTGTGATGCAGCCGACA ggAGCGGTCATCAGTCCAGCTCTAGATCAGTCcagctcagcggccgtgatgaaTCCACTAACACAACAGATGAGTCAGCTGACACTGGGATCTTCTGCTAAT tatATAACGGCTCCGGCTCCTGTGGCCCCTATGCAAGGAACATTCATCCATCAGTTAACACCGGGCCCTCCGTCAGCGCTTCCTGTAGAG GGTGTAGTATCAGAAATTCCTCTCCAGGCGATGACTCCCTCGTCACAGGACGTCCATTTAACACAGCAACAGATCACCATGGAAACCAGCGACCATATTCAACCCTGCTCCTACCAGTCCAA ATAG
- the LOC122148760 gene encoding RNA-binding motif, single-stranded-interacting protein 3-like isoform X3, with translation MGKTLEQPQMFPHYTCYYPPYAHSKPYAPPPQPMAPPSPGSSSCSQSALEHLSKTNLYIRGLPPGTTDQDLIKLCQPYGKIVSTKAIMDKNTNQCKGYGFVDFDCPAAAQKAVSSLKATGVQAQMAKELEAQLRPFGHVISTRILRDASGMSRGVGFARMESTEKCEVVIQHLNGKYLKTPAGIPGPSEPLLCKFADGGQKKRQTQSKYPQNGRAWREGEMGMTLTYDPAVMQNRFYSSPYTITANRMISQASITPFITASPVSAYQVQSTAWMPPQQFVMQPTGAVISPALDQSSSAAVMNPLTQQMSQLTLGSSANYITAPAPVAPMQGTFIHQLTPGPPSALPVEGVVSEIPLQAMTPSSQDVHLTQQQITMETSDHIQPCSYQSK, from the exons CCATATGCCCCGCCCCCGCAGCCGATGGCCCCGCCCAGTCCAGGAAGCAGCAGCTGTAGTCAGAGTGCATTGGAGCATCTCAGTAAAACCAACCTGTACATACGAGGACTTCCACCTGGAACCACTGACCAGGACCTCATCAAACTCTGCCAGCc ATATGGGAAAATTGTGTCTACTAAGGCCATCATGGACAAGAACACAAACCAGTGCAAAG GTTATGGTTTTGTGGACTTTGACTGTCCGGCAGCAGCACAGAAGGCTGTTTCCTCTCTGAAGGCCACCGGTGTGCAGGCGCAGATGGCAAAG GAGCTGGAGGCGCAGCTCAGACCCTTCGGTCATGTGATCTCCACGCGGATATTACGGGACGCCAGCGGCATGAGCAGAGGCGTCGGCTTCGCCAG GATGGAGTCCACAGAGAAATGTGAAGTTGTCATAcaacatttaaatggaaaatatctCAAAACTCCAGCAGGAATCCCAG GTCCGTCTGAACCGCTGCTGTGCAAGTTTGCTGACGGTGGCCAGAAGAAGAGACAAACTCAGAGTAAATATCCACAGAATGGCCGAGCATGGAGGGAAGGAGAG aTGGGAATGACTCTCACATACGACCCTGCCGTCATGCAGAACAg GTTCTACTCTTCTCCGTACACCATCACTGCTAACCGGATGATCTCGCAGGCGTCCATCACTCCTTTCATCACCGCTTCACCCGTGTCTGcatatcag GTTCAGAGCACAGCGTGGATGCCACCGCAGCAGTTTGTGATGCAGCCGACA ggAGCGGTCATCAGTCCAGCTCTAGATCAGTCcagctcagcggccgtgatgaaTCCACTAACACAACAGATGAGTCAGCTGACACTGGGATCTTCTGCTAAT tatATAACGGCTCCGGCTCCTGTGGCCCCTATGCAAGGAACATTCATCCATCAGTTAACACCGGGCCCTCCGTCAGCGCTTCCTGTAGAG GGTGTAGTATCAGAAATTCCTCTCCAGGCGATGACTCCCTCGTCACAGGACGTCCATTTAACACAGCAACAGATCACCATGGAAACCAGCGACCATATTCAACCCTGCTCCTACCAGTCCAA ATAG
- the LOC122148760 gene encoding RNA-binding motif, single-stranded-interacting protein 3-like isoform X2: protein MGKTLEQPQMFPHYTCYYPPYAHSKPYAPPPQPMAPPSPGSSSCSQSALEHLSKTNLYIRGLPPGTTDQDLIKLCQPYGKIVSTKAIMDKNTNQCKGYGFVDFDCPAAAQKAVSSLKATGVQAQMAKQEQDPTNLYLSNLAVSVDEQELEAQLRPFGHVISTRILRDASGMSRGVGFARMESTEKCEVVIQHLNGKYLKTPAGIPGPSEPLLCKFADGGQKKRQTQSKYPQNGRAWREGEMGMTLTYDPAVMQNRFYSSPYTITANRMISQASITPFITASPVSAYQVQSTAWMPPQQFVMQPTGAVISPALDQSSSAAVMNPLTQQMSQLTLGSSANYITAPAPVAPMQGTFIHQLTPGPPSALPVEGVVSEIPLQAMTPSSQDVHLTQQQITMETSDHIQPCSYQSK from the exons CCATATGCCCCGCCCCCGCAGCCGATGGCCCCGCCCAGTCCAGGAAGCAGCAGCTGTAGTCAGAGTGCATTGGAGCATCTCAGTAAAACCAACCTGTACATACGAGGACTTCCACCTGGAACCACTGACCAGGACCTCATCAAACTCTGCCAGCc ATATGGGAAAATTGTGTCTACTAAGGCCATCATGGACAAGAACACAAACCAGTGCAAAG GTTATGGTTTTGTGGACTTTGACTGTCCGGCAGCAGCACAGAAGGCTGTTTCCTCTCTGAAGGCCACCGGTGTGCAGGCGCAGATGGCAAAG CAGGAGCAGGACCCCACTAACCTGTACCTGTCTAATCTGGCCGTCTCTGTGGATGAACAGGAGCTGGAGGCGCAGCTCAGACCCTTCGGTCATGTGATCTCCACGCGGATATTACGGGACGCCAGCGGCATGAGCAGAGGCGTCGGCTTCGCCAG GATGGAGTCCACAGAGAAATGTGAAGTTGTCATAcaacatttaaatggaaaatatctCAAAACTCCAGCAGGAATCCCAG GTCCGTCTGAACCGCTGCTGTGCAAGTTTGCTGACGGTGGCCAGAAGAAGAGACAAACTCAGAGTAAATATCCACAGAATGGCCGAGCATGGAGGGAAGGAGAG aTGGGAATGACTCTCACATACGACCCTGCCGTCATGCAGAACAg GTTCTACTCTTCTCCGTACACCATCACTGCTAACCGGATGATCTCGCAGGCGTCCATCACTCCTTTCATCACCGCTTCACCCGTGTCTGcatatcag GTTCAGAGCACAGCGTGGATGCCACCGCAGCAGTTTGTGATGCAGCCGACA ggAGCGGTCATCAGTCCAGCTCTAGATCAGTCcagctcagcggccgtgatgaaTCCACTAACACAACAGATGAGTCAGCTGACACTGGGATCTTCTGCTAAT tatATAACGGCTCCGGCTCCTGTGGCCCCTATGCAAGGAACATTCATCCATCAGTTAACACCGGGCCCTCCGTCAGCGCTTCCTGTAGAG GGTGTAGTATCAGAAATTCCTCTCCAGGCGATGACTCCCTCGTCACAGGACGTCCATTTAACACAGCAACAGATCACCATGGAAACCAGCGACCATATTCAACCCTGCTCCTACCAGTCCAA ATAG